The Acidobacteriota bacterium DNA window CTACCGTCGCCAGCGCGAGACGATGGCGCGGGTGGTGGCGCACAGCGACGTGGTCATCACCACGGCCGCCATCCCCGGCCGGAAGTCGCCGGTGCTGATCACGGCGGACATGGTCGCCAGCATGGCGCCGGGGTCGGTGATCGTCGATCTGGCCGCCGAACGTGGCGGCAACTGCGAGCTCACGAAGGCCGACGAAACGGTCGTCGTCCACGGCGTCACCATCCACGGGCCGACCAACCTGCCGGCCACGGTGCCGTACCATGCGAGCCAGTTGTACGCGAAGAACCTGACCACCGTGCTCGCGCACCTGCGCAACAAGGAAGGCGACCTCGTGATCGACACGGCCGACGAGATCACGCGCGAGATCCTCATGGCGCACGGCGGTGAGGTAATCGCGCCGCGCCTGCGCGAGGGCCTCGGTCTCCCACCGCTCCCCGCTCCTGTCGCGACGACAGCGTAGAACGACAGGCTGACGCCGATGTGGATCCTTCGCACCGTGCAGGGGCATGAACCCACCCTGACATTCCGGCTCCTGCCTGGCACCATCAAGACGCTCGGACGCGCCGTCCGCGCGGACTTCATCGTTGACGCCGCGATGGTGTCGCGCCTGCACTGCCGCCTCACCGCGCAAGCCACGGGTCAGCTCGAAGTCGAGGATCTCCAGAGCACCAACGGCACGTACGTGAACGGCCGCCGCGTCCACAAGGCCACGCTGCTGCCCGGCGACACCCTCCGCGTCGGCCGCGTGGACCTCGTCCTCGTCCACGCGTCGCTGAACCAGGTCGACACGACGCTGGAAGTCGGCGGCGAACGCGAAACGCCGGTCTGAACCAGAGCGGGCTTCCACCTTCGCCCTCCGGGCTACGGCGGACAGGGCGCCCGGCCCGTCACCCTTCCCCTGGCACAACGCACAGGAGGTTCGATGGCTCGAATTGCCGCTGCATTCGTCTCGCTGCTCGTCCTCGTCCCGGCACTGTCGAACGCGCAGGGCGCCGGCACGCCCGACGATCGGGCGATCCGGGACGTGATCGGCGCATACGCGGCGGCGCGCGACGCGCAGGATCCGAAGGCCACGCAGGCGCTGTTTGTCACCGATGCCGATCAACTCGTGTCGTCGGGCGAGTGGCGGCGCGGGCGTGACGCCCTCGTCACCGGCGCCATGGCCTCGTCGGCGCGGACCGCCGGCACGCGCACGCTCGACGTCGAGTCCGTGCGCATCATCGCCGGCGACGTGGCCATCGCTGACGCGCGCTACGAGATTCGCGATGCAGCCGGCGGCGTCGCCCGCCGCATGTGGTCGACGTTCGTCCTCGTCAGGCACGACGGTGCGTGGCGCATCAGCGCCATCCGCAACATGCTGCCTGCTGCGCCGTAGAACCGCAGCGGCGGCGGGCGCCAGCGGGTGGCGACAACGCGAAGGAGAGGCCCGCTACGGCAGACGCACGTACGACCCGCCGGGAATCAGATACTGGATCGGCCACAGCTCCCCGGCAGTAGCGACAACGTGTCCGGCGTCGAAGAGTTCAGCGTCCGCCGGCAGATCGAGTGTGAGGTCAGGGACCACTGATGCCGCCGACACGGCGAGCAGCGCGGAGGAGCCCGTTGCCGTGACTGAGAGAGTCGTCGGTCGCAGGTGGTGTGTCGCGAAGTCGCGCACGACTGCCACCGCCTCGATCGCGTCGACCAGATACGGACGACCCGTGAGCAGTCCGTTGTAGACGTGGTTGGCCATCACGCTCGCCAGCGGATGGTCGTGCCTTTCGTCGCCCTTCAGCGCTTCGATGTACGGGTGGGTCGCAACGTCGTACGGCATGCGCGTCTCGCCGGTCCCGGGGAGATCGAAGCTGAGGACGTCCGAACCGGCTGCGAGCGCGCGCGCGATCTCCGGCCAGCGCTCCGCCGTGACCTTTCCCCGAAGATCGACGTGCAGCACCGCGGGGCGCCGCGCGCTGCCGCCACGGTGGATGTGCAGCAGGGGGACTTCCTGCGTCCCCGCGTAGCGCAACAGGTAGCGATCGATGGTCACGTCCCGCCAGGTGGTCGACCCGGTGCGCGTCCACACCACCGCATTGGCCCCGGGCTGCCCGCGATCCGGGTCGACGGTCCTGGCCGGCAGCGGAGAAGCCTCGAACCATTGCTTCAGGAACGTCGTCAGGTCCGTCTCCCGCGCACCGCGATGCGCGTCGTGGTACTCGCGGATCACATCGGTCAGGCTGCGGCCTGGCAGGTCGACCCGTACCTGGCCGATGGTCGTGACGCGCAACCTGTCGTCTGGCAGCGGTTGCGTCTCCGGCAATGCCGTTGGCGGTTCCGTGCCGAACACGCGCGCCATGAAGCGATACGCCGAGAGCTGGCTCGAATCCGGGTATGAATGCCGCGCGTACGCCTCGGAGAGCACGACGCGATCGGCGTGGCCGAAGCGCGCGTAGGCCGCCTGCACGCGGCGGACCGTGAGGCGCGTACCCTCGATCGGAAAGAAGTCGCGCGCCACGGCGGAGACGTGGAGATGTCGGGGATAGGCCGCCAGCAGCAGGCCGACGTGATCGATGCCCGCGGCGACAAGGCCGGCGGGATCCTGCTCGGGATCGCTGTCGGGATCCTCGAAGATCCGGTTGGCCATCCGCATCGGGAGCGACGTGATGAACGCCGACGGCGCGACGATGGCGATGCGCGAATCCAGCGCGCCGATCCATGCCGACTGGAAGCCGCCGCCGCTCGTGCCCGTGATCGCGATGCGATCCGGATCGACATCGTCGCGCGTCAGCAGGTAGTCGAGCGCGCGCATGCCGTCCCAGACCATCCAGCGCGCGACGTTGGCGCCCGCCAGCGTCGCGAGGTTGCCGAGCACCGCGTGCTCGCCGCAGACGCGGTCGTAGCGCGTGTCGCCACGCGTCGCGTCCCAGAACTGGCTCCGTTCACCCTGGCCGATCGGATCCCAGCTGATGACCACGTACCCCAGCCGCGCGAGCCGGCCGCCGATACGCTGATAGTTCTCGTAGGCCTTGCCGTTGGTGGCGTGGCCTGCCGCCAGCAGGACCGCTGGCCGGCGCTGACGCGGTACGCCGTCCGCAGGCACGGGTACGTACACCACTGCCGTGACGTGAATCCCCGGGACACTCTCGAAGACGATGCGTTCCAGGCCGTAGCCGTCGAGCCGCTCGGTCCCCACGACCCGCGCGTTGAGTGGCGTGCGCGCGTCAGGCAGGCCGCCGATCGCGTCGAGCATCGCGCGCCGGATCTCCGCCTGCAGCGCGAGCAGCTCCCGTTCTGTCGCAACGGCATCGAGACGGGCCTGCCGTCGTGCGTCCTGAGCCCATGCCCGATCCACCTGTGCGCGAAGGTACGGCGTGACCTGCGGTCCCTCGACCGACGGCGCGCGCACGAGCAGCGCATCATCGCCCGGCTGCGCCCCCGCCGCACCGGCAGCGAGCAGCAGGCAAAGGACGCCGATGTAGTACCGCACGCAGCGGGCAAAGGCAGCGACGTTCATCTCCGACATATCGTCCTTCTTGTCATCGGCCGCCTGACAGTTGTGATCATGTCGCAGCAGCCAGGCTACCCCTGACGTACGTAGGGGTTCGTGCGCCGCTCCATTCCGATGGTCGTCGTCGGGCCGTGGCCGGGGTAGACGAGGCTGTCGTCGCCCAGCGGAAAGAGCACGTCGTTCACTGACCGCAGCAACGTCTCGAGGTTCCCGCCAGGCAAGTCGGTACGGCCAATCGACCCGGCGAACAACGTGTCGCCGACGAAGAGGTGGTTGGGCGGTGCCCGGCGTTCACCCGGTTGCCGGTCGCCCGTTGCCGGTTGCCGGACCTGTAAACACACCTGCCCGGGACTGTGTCCGGGCGTGTGGTGGGCGTCGATGGTGCAGTTGCCGAACGTCCAGTGCGGCTGCTTGTCGAACCACGCGTCGACGGGTGGCTGCTGGCGCATCCTGATGCCGAACGCGATGCCCTGCTGCACGGCGCGCTCGTACAGGAACCGATCGGCCTCGTGCAGCACGATCGGCACCTGCCACGCGGCCTTCGCCTCGTCGCACCCCGCGATGTGATCGAGGTGCGCGTGCGTCAGCATGATGTAACGCACGCTGACGCCGCTACGACGAACGACGTCGATGAGCTGCTCGACTTCGTGGCCGGGGTCTATGACGATAGCCTCGCCCGAGTCGGGACAGGCCACCACATACCCGTTCTTCTCGAACGGCGGCGCGGCACGGGATTCGATGAACAATGCTCGAAGCCTCTTATCTGGGCCGACTTGGCCTGATTTCGACCTTGCTCGGGAGGCTGCGCGACGAGTGGCCCAGCAGGTCGAACACCACCTGCGCCACATCGTCTGGCGACAGCTTCCAGGCGTTTTCCGGGCTGTCTCCACCAGGCGAGAACGCCGTCTGGACCGAACCCGGCATCACCGTCGACACCCGGATGTCGTCCTGCCGGACCTCGAGCATCAGCGAGTCGGCGAACGCGTTCAGTCCCGCTTTCGATGCGCAGTAGGCCGCGCCGCCTGCGAACGAGTTGCGGCCGGCAAGGCTGCTGATGTTGATGATCCAGCCGCCGCCGCGCGCACGGAGTGCCGGGATCGCCGCCTTCGAGCACAGGAACACGCCCGTCAGATTGGTGGCGATGAGACGATGCCAGTCCTCGTCCTTCATCTCCGCGACGGGCACGAACGTGCCGACGCCCGCGTTGTTGACGAGGCTGTCGACGCCGCCGAACCGCTCGACGGCCGTCCGGACCAGCGCGCCGGCCGTCGCGGCGTCAGCGACATCGCCCTGAACGGTGGCGACGCTGTCGCCGAATCGAGCCGAGACCGCGTCGAGACCGCCGGCCGACCGTCCGGACACCACCACGCGCGCGCCGCGCTCCACCAGGCCGCTGGTGAGCGCGAGACCGATCCCGCGCGTGCCGCCCGTGACGATGGCGACGTGGCCGTCGAGTTGAGGCTTGGAAGTCATGCCCCTTACACTACCGGGGTCGCGCGGCGCCCGCCACGCCTTCTTCGATGCCTTTCGTCGCCATCCTCGGAGCCGGTCCCCTCGGCGGAGCCATCGCCCACGCCCTGGCCTGCCGCAACCGGTTCGACGAGGTGCGCCTGATCGATCCGGAGAAGACGCTTGCCGCCGGAAAGGCGCTCGACATCCTGCAGTCGGGCCCTGTCGACGGCTCCAGCGCGCGCGTCACGGGTCATGCCTCCCTCGACGCCGCCAACGGCGCGTGGGTCATCCTCCTCGCCGACCCTGTCGCGCCAGACCCTGTCGCGCATCTCGGCGACCTGCATCGTCGATCGCCAGGCGCCATGATCGTCGCCGCGGACGCCGCGCACGCCCTGTCCATCGGAAGGGCCGTCGCGACAGGGGCCGTGCAGCCCGACCGCATCATCGGATCCGCGCCGGCGGCCGTGGCAAGCGCCGCGCGCGCGTTGATCGCGCTGGACGAGGACATCAGTCCCGCACTCGTCCATGCGGCTGCCACGACAGGGAATGCTTCCGGCACCTGCCGCATCGACTGGACGCGCACGACCATAGACGGCGAGTCGGCAGGCACCGTCCTCCACCGCGAACGTCAGGACCGCCTCGACGCCCGGCTTGCCGCCCTCGGGTCGCCGGGTCCCCTCACGCTCGCGTCGGCCGCGGCACGACTGGCCGAAGCGGCATGGTTCGGGTCGCGCGTGCCGCATCCGGCATGGTGGGTCACCGATGGCGGTGCCGGCCCCCCCAAGGTCCACGACCTGCGCTTCGCGCCCGGCGGACGGGCGCGCGTGACGCGCTGACGTGCTGACGTCCCTGCTCATCGTGGCCGCCATGGTCGCGGTGACGGCCCTCTACGTCGCAGCCGAGTTCGCGGCGGTCTCCGTACGCCGCAGTCGTGTCAGGCAGCTCGCCGAGGACGGCCACGCCACGGCGAAGCGCCTGCTCCCGATCCTCGAGGACGCCACCGGGCTCGATCGTTACATCGCCGCCTGCCAGGTGGGCATCACGCTCTCGAGCCTCGTCCTCGGCGCGTACGGACAGATCGCGTTCGGTCCGGCGCTCTCGAACCTGCTCCAGGCGCGCGCCGGACTCGAGCCCATTGCCGCCGCGTCGACAGCCGCCGGCACGATTCTCCTCGTCCTCACTGTCGGCACGATGGTCGTCGGCGAACTCGCTCCGAAGTCGCTGGCGCTCCAGTTCCCGACCGAGATGGCGCTCTACACCTACTGGCCGATGCGCTGGTCGTTGTGGTTGCTCGGGCCGTTCATCTGGTTCCTCAACGGGTCAGGCACGCTCATCCTCCGCATGCTCGGCAGCGGACACGGTACGCACAGACACGTCCACTCGCCCGAGGAGATCGAGCTGCTCCTCGCCGAGAGTCACGATGGCGGCCTCCTCGAGCCCGACGAACTGCGTCGCCTGCAGCGCGCGCTGCGCTTCAGCCTTCGCTCGGCGCAGCAGATGATGACGGCGCGAGACCGCATGCAGGCGATCGATGCGTCGATGCCCGTCGAGGACGTGCTGGCGATGGCGCTCGAGTCGTCGCAGGCCCACGTCCCCGTCTATCGCGGCACGATCGACACGGTCGTCGGCTTCCTCAACACGAAGCGGCTGCTCGTGAGGCACGTCGAAGGCAGGCCCGTCACGTCGCTGCGCGAGCTGATCCAGCCGGCGGTCACCGTCGACGCGCACATGACGGGCGACCGTCTGGTCGCCGAATTGCGCAAGCGGCGTGCGCATCAGGCGATCGTGCGCGACGCGCAGGGACGCGTCGTGGGCATGGTGACCCTCGACGACATCCTGTCGTCGCTGCTCGGTCCCACACCCGACGAGTTCACGCGATCGACACTGCGCATGAAGGCCCCGCGCGCCACGAGGGCACGCCCATGACGACGCTGATCGTCATCGTCGCGGTGCTCGTGTTGCTCAACGGCCTGTTCGTGGCGGCGGAGTTCGCCATCGTGGGCACGCCGCGCGTGGCCATTGACAAGCGCGCCGCGGCAGGCCAGCGCGTCGCCACGCGCGTGAAGCGCATCCTCGACGATCCCGTCGAGCAGGACCGCTTCATCGCCACGGCGCAGCTGGGCATCACGCTCGCGAGTCTCGGGCTCGGCATGTACAGCGAGCACGAAGTGGCGCACCTGCTCGAGCACTGGCTCGGCGGGCTCGGCGTGGCGCGCGTCATCGCCATCCCCACGCTCGCCAGCATCGTCGCGGTCGCCATCCTGACGTACGCGCACATCGTCTTCGGCGAGATGGTGCCCAAGTCGATCGCCCTGCAGCGCGCGGAACGGACCGTGCTCTGGATCGCGCCGGTGATGCTCGTCATCCAGACGATCTGCTACCCGTTGGTGCTGGTGCTGAACGCCCTCGGCAACCTGCTGCTGCGGCTCATCGGCATCCGTCGCCAGCACACGTCGCACGGGCACCTGTACTCCCCCGAGGAGCTCTCGCTCATCGTGGCCGAGAGCGAGGAAGGGGGTCTGTTGCGCGAGGAGTCGGGGAAGATCCTGCGCGAACTGTTCGAGTTCGGCAGCCTGACGGCACGCGAGGTGATGACGCCGCGGGTACGCCTGGCCGCGCTGCCGCTCGGCGCCGACGATGAGACGGTGATCGCCACGGTACACCGGCAGCCGTACACGCGATATCCCGTGTACGACGGCGACATCGATCAACTGATCGGCGTGGTCAACGTGAAGGACCTGCTGGTGCTGAAAGCACGCGGCGGCACGCTGCACAAGGATCTGCTGCGGCCGATCCCGGCGCTGCCGGAGACCGCCACGCTCGACGTCGTGCTGGAGACGATGCGCGAGGCGCGCGCGCAGATGGCGGTGGTGATCGACGAGCACGGCGGCACGGCCGGCGTGCTCACGCACGAGGATCTCTTCGACGAGGTCATCGGCGAGGTGGCCGAAGGCGCGACGGATCGCACGAGCATCTACCGCGACGCCAGCGGCGCGCTGCACGTCAGCGGAACGTCACGCGTCGAGGAAGCCGGCGAGGCGCTGGGCGTGGAACTGGAGCACGACGAAGTGGACAGCGTCAGCGGGCTGATCCTGATGCGGCTCGGACGGCCGCCGCACGTCGGCGACGTGGTCACCTACGATCACGTGCGGTTCGAAGTCGTGTCCGTCGAGGGACTCGGCGTGGCCGAGTGCGTGGCATCCGTCGAGGACGAGCCCGCGACAGACGCCGACGATGCCTGATCGTCACTGACGACAACGCGGCCGAACACCCGGCAGATGTGCGCGACGGCGAGGTCCTCGACCTCCTGCATGGGCGGCGCTACACCGAGCAGCGCCTCGAGCGACGTCACGCCCTTGTCGGTGATCCCGCAGGGAACGATGAGGCCGAAGTGCGTGAGGTCGGTGCTGACGTTGAGCGCGAAGCCGTGGCTCGTCACCCAGCGTGACATCCGCACACCGATGGCGGCGAGCTTCGCCTCGCCCACCCACACACCCGTCAGCCCCTTCTTGCGATCCGCGGAGAGGCCGAACGCACCGCACACGCCGATGAGCGCTTCCTCGAGGTCGCGCACGTAGCGGTGCGCATCCTGGCGGTCCGGCTTCAGGTCGAGGATGGGATAGCCGACCAGTTGTCCCGGGCCGTGGTAGGTGACGTCGCCTCCGCGGCCAGCCTCGACGAGATCCACGGACATCGCGCGCAGGTCGTCGTCTGACGCGAGCACGTGCTCGCGCGACTGCCTGACCTTCACGCCGAGCGTGATGACGGGCGGGTGCTGCAGGAGAACCAGCGTGTCGGGAATCGCATCTGCCTTGCGCGCGGCGACGAGGTCTGCCTGCAGCGCGAGACCTGCCTCGTACGGCACGACGCCCGCGCGCCGCACCACCAGCGGCGTCATCAGGCCCAGTTCTCGAGCGTCGCCTTCACCTTGCTCATGAACTCGTCGGCGACGGCGCCATCGACGAGCCTGTGGTCGTAGCCTAGCGTGAGGTAGCCGCGCTGCCGCATCGCGATCATGTCGTCCACCACGACGACGCGCTTCTCGATCGTGCCGACGGCGAGGATGGCCACCTGGGGCTGGTTGATGATCGGCATGCCGAAGAGCGTGCCGAACGACCCCGGGTTCGTGATGGTGAACGTGCCGCCCTGTACGTCCTCTGGCTTGAGCTGCCTGGCGCGCGCGCGTGCCGCGACATCGGCGATGCCCGCGGCGATGCCCGACAGGTCGCGCCTGTCGGCCTTGTGAATCACGGGGACGATGAGGCCCCAGTCGAGCGCGACGGCGAATCCGAGATTGACGTCCTGCTTGTAGGCGATGCGATCGCCGTCGATGGACGCGTTGAGCACGGGCATCGCGCGCAACGCGTCAGCCACGGCTTTCGCGATGAACGACAGGTACGTGAGCTTCAGGCCGGCCTGCTCGAACTCCGCCTTGCGCGCCCGCCTCGCCGCCGCCACGGCGGTGAAGTCGATCTCGAACACCGAGTGCACGTGCGCCGACGTGCGCCGGCTGTAGATCATGTGCTCGGCGATCTTGCGGCGCATCACCGACATCGGCTGCAGATCGACGGCTTCACCAGGCTGGAACGCCGGGATGTGGAGATCGAGTCCACCGCCCGATGGCGTCGAAGGCACCTGCGACCGTCGTGCGTCGATGTAGTCGAGGATGTCCTGCTTGCTCACGCGGCCGCCGATGCCCGTCCCCGGCACGTGCGTGATGTCGACGCGATGCTCTTCGGCGATGCGGCGCACGAGCGGCGACGATTTCCTGCGTCGGCGTTCGGCGGTGATCATCTCCACCGACGGCTCCGCGTGGTCGGGCCCGCTCTCCGGGTGGCTCTCGACGCCACTCCCCGCCGCGCTCTCTGGGTGGCTCTCGGCCGGGCTCTCGGCGCCACTCCCCGCCGCGCTTGCCGCAACCTCCCCGTCCGCACCTATCACCGCGACGACCGTGTCGATCGGGACCGTTTCGCCTTCACGCACGCGGATCTCGAGCAACACGCCGGCCGCCGGCGACGGGATCTCCGCGTCAACCTTGTCGGTGGAGATCTCGAACAGCGGCTCGTCGCGATCCACGACGTCGCCGACCTTCTTGATCCAGCGGGCGACGGTGCCTTCGGCGACCGACTCTCCCATCTGGGGCATCACGACGTTGGTGGGCATGACGGTGACAGGGCTTACGGCTCAGGACTCAGGGCAAGACCAGTCCTACGCGTGCAGCGGGGCTCCATGCGCGGCATGCGCGGCTTCACCGACGGCCTCCGACATCGTCGGGTGGGCCTGGATCGTGCGAATCAGTTCCTCCACCGTGCACTCGAGGCGCAGCGCGAGCGTGGCTTGCGCGATGAGTTCGGTGGCGCGGGGGCCGATGATGTGGACGCCGAGGATCTCGTCGTACTTCTTCTCGGCGACGATCTTGACGAAGCCTTCCGTCTCGTTGGCGATCCGGGCGCGGCCGAGCACGCCGAACGGGAACGAGCCGATCTGCACGTCGTAGCCCTTCGCACGCGCCTGCTCTTCGGTGAGTCCCACGCTGCCGATCTCCGGATCGCAGTACGTGCAGCCGGGGACGTGCTCGGACACGATCGGACGCACGGTGTGGCCCGCGATTCGCTCCGCCACGAGCACGCCTTCGGCCGACGACAGGTGCGCGAGCTGCTTGTGCGGACTGGTGCCGTGCGTGATGACGTCACCGACGGCGGAGACGCCAGGCACGTTCGTACGCAGCAGGCCATCGACCTTGATGTAGCCGCGCTCCATCTCGAGCCCGAGTTCCTCGGCGCCGAGTCCGTCGGTGACGGGTCCGCGCCCAGTAGCCACGAGCAGGTACTCCGCGGTGAGCGCCTCCGTGCTGCCGTCGGGCAACTGCGCGGTGACCTCCACGGCATCGCCCGTGTTGGTCGCC harbors:
- a CDS encoding HlyC/CorC family transporter, whose product is MTTLIVIVAVLVLLNGLFVAAEFAIVGTPRVAIDKRAAAGQRVATRVKRILDDPVEQDRFIATAQLGITLASLGLGMYSEHEVAHLLEHWLGGLGVARVIAIPTLASIVAVAILTYAHIVFGEMVPKSIALQRAERTVLWIAPVMLVIQTICYPLVLVLNALGNLLLRLIGIRRQHTSHGHLYSPEELSLIVAESEEGGLLREESGKILRELFEFGSLTAREVMTPRVRLAALPLGADDETVIATVHRQPYTRYPVYDGDIDQLIGVVNVKDLLVLKARGGTLHKDLLRPIPALPETATLDVVLETMREARAQMAVVIDEHGGTAGVLTHEDLFDEVIGEVAEGATDRTSIYRDASGALHVSGTSRVEEAGEALGVELEHDEVDSVSGLILMRLGRPPHVGDVVTYDHVRFEVVSVEGLGVAECVASVEDEPATDADDA
- the lipB gene encoding lipoyl(octanoyl) transferase LipB, translated to MTPLVVRRAGVVPYEAGLALQADLVAARKADAIPDTLVLLQHPPVITLGVKVRQSREHVLASDDDLRAMSVDLVEAGRGGDVTYHGPGQLVGYPILDLKPDRQDAHRYVRDLEEALIGVCGAFGLSADRKKGLTGVWVGEAKLAAIGVRMSRWVTSHGFALNVSTDLTHFGLIVPCGITDKGVTSLEALLGVAPPMQEVEDLAVAHICRVFGRVVVSDDQASSASVAGSSSTDATHSATPSPSTDTTSNRT
- a CDS encoding SgcJ/EcaC family oxidoreductase; the encoded protein is MARIAAAFVSLLVLVPALSNAQGAGTPDDRAIRDVIGAYAAARDAQDPKATQALFVTDADQLVSSGEWRRGRDALVTGAMASSARTAGTRTLDVESVRIIAGDVAIADARYEIRDAAGGVARRMWSTFVLVRHDGAWRISAIRNMLPAAP
- a CDS encoding acetylxylan esterase; translation: MNVAAFARCVRYYIGVLCLLLAAGAAGAQPGDDALLVRAPSVEGPQVTPYLRAQVDRAWAQDARRQARLDAVATERELLALQAEIRRAMLDAIGGLPDARTPLNARVVGTERLDGYGLERIVFESVPGIHVTAVVYVPVPADGVPRQRRPAVLLAAGHATNGKAYENYQRIGGRLARLGYVVISWDPIGQGERSQFWDATRGDTRYDRVCGEHAVLGNLATLAGANVARWMVWDGMRALDYLLTRDDVDPDRIAITGTSGGGFQSAWIGALDSRIAIVAPSAFITSLPMRMANRIFEDPDSDPEQDPAGLVAAGIDHVGLLLAAYPRHLHVSAVARDFFPIEGTRLTVRRVQAAYARFGHADRVVLSEAYARHSYPDSSQLSAYRFMARVFGTEPPTALPETQPLPDDRLRVTTIGQVRVDLPGRSLTDVIREYHDAHRGARETDLTTFLKQWFEASPLPARTVDPDRGQPGANAVVWTRTGSTTWRDVTIDRYLLRYAGTQEVPLLHIHRGGSARRPAVLHVDLRGKVTAERWPEIARALAAGSDVLSFDLPGTGETRMPYDVATHPYIEALKGDERHDHPLASVMANHVYNGLLTGRPYLVDAIEAVAVVRDFATHHLRPTTLSVTATGSSALLAVSAASVVPDLTLDLPADAELFDAGHVVATAGELWPIQYLIPGGSYVRLP
- a CDS encoding MBL fold metallo-hydrolase, translated to MFIESRAAPPFEKNGYVVACPDSGEAIVIDPGHEVEQLIDVVRRSGVSVRYIMLTHAHLDHIAGCDEAKAAWQVPIVLHEADRFLYERAVQQGIAFGIRMRQQPPVDAWFDKQPHWTFGNCTIDAHHTPGHSPGQVCLQVRQPATGDRQPGERRAPPNHLFVGDTLFAGSIGRTDLPGGNLETLLRSVNDVLFPLGDDSLVYPGHGPTTTIGMERRTNPYVRQG
- a CDS encoding HlyC/CorC family transporter, giving the protein MLTSLLIVAAMVAVTALYVAAEFAAVSVRRSRVRQLAEDGHATAKRLLPILEDATGLDRYIAACQVGITLSSLVLGAYGQIAFGPALSNLLQARAGLEPIAAASTAAGTILLVLTVGTMVVGELAPKSLALQFPTEMALYTYWPMRWSLWLLGPFIWFLNGSGTLILRMLGSGHGTHRHVHSPEEIELLLAESHDGGLLEPDELRRLQRALRFSLRSAQQMMTARDRMQAIDASMPVEDVLAMALESSQAHVPVYRGTIDTVVGFLNTKRLLVRHVEGRPVTSLRELIQPAVTVDAHMTGDRLVAELRKRRAHQAIVRDAQGRVVGMVTLDDILSSLLGPTPDEFTRSTLRMKAPRATRARP
- a CDS encoding FHA domain-containing protein, which codes for MWILRTVQGHEPTLTFRLLPGTIKTLGRAVRADFIVDAAMVSRLHCRLTAQATGQLEVEDLQSTNGTYVNGRRVHKATLLPGDTLRVGRVDLVLVHASLNQVDTTLEVGGERETPV
- a CDS encoding SDR family oxidoreductase, yielding MTSKPQLDGHVAIVTGGTRGIGLALTSGLVERGARVVVSGRSAGGLDAVSARFGDSVATVQGDVADAATAGALVRTAVERFGGVDSLVNNAGVGTFVPVAEMKDEDWHRLIATNLTGVFLCSKAAIPALRARGGGWIINISSLAGRNSFAGGAAYCASKAGLNAFADSLMLEVRQDDIRVSTVMPGSVQTAFSPGGDSPENAWKLSPDDVAQVVFDLLGHSSRSLPSKVEIRPSRPR
- a CDS encoding 2-oxo acid dehydrogenase subunit E2 — protein: MPTNVVMPQMGESVAEGTVARWIKKVGDVVDRDEPLFEISTDKVDAEIPSPAAGVLLEIRVREGETVPIDTVVAVIGADGEVAASAAGSGAESPAESHPESAAGSGVESHPESGPDHAEPSVEMITAERRRRKSSPLVRRIAEEHRVDITHVPGTGIGGRVSKQDILDYIDARRSQVPSTPSGGGLDLHIPAFQPGEAVDLQPMSVMRRKIAEHMIYSRRTSAHVHSVFEIDFTAVAAARRARKAEFEQAGLKLTYLSFIAKAVADALRAMPVLNASIDGDRIAYKQDVNLGFAVALDWGLIVPVIHKADRRDLSGIAAGIADVAARARARQLKPEDVQGGTFTITNPGSFGTLFGMPIINQPQVAILAVGTIEKRVVVVDDMIAMRQRGYLTLGYDHRLVDGAVADEFMSKVKATLENWA